The nucleotide sequence TAGGCTATCCAAGTCGGCTGCGCTCCCTCAGAGACAACCGTTTTCAGACATTTCCTCCCGGAATGGGGATTCTCCGATACCCAAAGTAGGCGATGGGAATCATCTTGAGGGTCGGCTTTCCAGCCAGCCGGTTCATTGTCCTCTCCTTCCTCTGCTCCACCATTGCGGATGTTGGAAGCGGAGGAAAGGTAATCGGGAACTCTCCAAGCTGAGGGATTATCAAAGTAGATGTAATAGCTGACGGTTGAACGGGGAGGGCATTCCACAGGAATGACGAGCTTGCTTCCCTGTGGGATGGTGCCTTTTCTCAGCTCCTCGCCTTTGGGGGAAATCACATTGAAAAGCATCTCCGTTCCCTTCTCGTCAACAACCCTTATCTCGTCAATCTTTCTATCAATGAGATTTGCCTCCCCTTCCTCCTTTCCAACTTTTATTTCCACGGGAACACCCATATGCGCCTCCTCACCCTCATTTCTGACTTCCACTTTCACCCTCTGACGCCAATAATCCCCATTTGAGAGATAGAGATTGTTATGCCAGTTTGTATTAGCGAAGCAAAGAAGGGATAAAAGGGTTAGGAGGGGAAGCTTAATCATACCCTTCACTCCTTCCGCTCATATATTGCTCATAGGCTTTCTGGGCTTCAGGGTTAGAGGGAAGGGAATCCTTGTAACTTCGCACTTCCGCGATTATCTCCGAGGGGACCTTGGGGCTCCCCTCCATCACAATGATGACGGGTTCAACTATCACATTCCAATCGCTTGGCTTCATAACACGTGCTATTCTTTCCTCGGGAGAGAGCTCATCAATTGGCCAATAATGGTTGTCAATGAAATGGATTCTCACCACTCCAACTGGTTCTTCCTTGAGAACGAGTCCGAATTCATATACCTCAGAGAAATCTTTGAGGGTGGCATGGGAGATGAGGACGATTTGGAAACCCAAAGATTGGAGGAAGTTAAGCAGGTTATCCATATCAAAAGCTTCCAAAATAATCTGCTCAAACTCCTCATTTTTCTCGTTATTCAATTGAACTCACCTCTGTGATAGATTTACTATATTTTGTGTTCATGGAAAAAATAGTCAATACCTTGTATATTTGGAAGCTCTTAAAAGGCTTTCCTTAAAGAAAGCCTCGCAATTAGAAAGATGTAAGGTGAACGAATCAGCCCTTTTGTTATTGCGAGATATAGCTAAGCAATCGCTTTTTGCCCTTTTCTTTAAAACACGAGATTGCCACGGGCTCCCTGCGGGAGCTCTCGTAATGAAAAAATGGAGATTGCCATTCCTCTTGCTATGGGAAAGTCTTGCAACTTAGTTGCATTGTTGGAAATCCGCTCTCTTGTCTTTTAATCAACTCAGGAAAAGATTGCTTCTCCATTGGTAAGGAATTTCTATAATTTTGTAAAAAAGTAAATCTTTCCGCGATCATTCATACCTCTTCCAATTCTCTTGGAAATTCCTTATAATCCAAATTGAAAAGATGAAGATTCTCAAAAAAGGCAGAAGCGAAGAGGAAATAATAGCGAGCTTCCATCAACCCAGTGAGGGGGATAAAATCGCCCTCCTTATTGCTGTTTTCCTCTTATCAGGACTCTTGATTATCCTCATCCTACTCTTCTCAATGGACTCCCTTCTCCGTTTTCTCTCCCCTTCATTGCTCATCTTGTTTATTGCTTCTCTCTTCTGCATCTTACTATACATCGGCTTCTGCTTCGTGGATAAAGCGAAAATAGGGTATAGTTTGGTACTCACAAATAAAAGAATAAAATATCGCAAATCCTCTATGGATTACGATAAAGTTAAAGGCATTTATTACTGTCCGCATAAGAGGGAGGAAAGGTTCATCATCGGCTACCTATCACAAGGCTTAGCTCTTGTCTCACGCTACCTATCCCACGGCTTCGCCCTCGTCTCAATTTCGCCCGAAGATTTGAGGGAGCTCCTCGGGCAAAATAAAGAAGAGATTGCAAATCGCCAGAAATTGATATTGATAAAAGACGGTCTCTTTTTTATCCCCATGGATATTGAGCGTCTTCCTGAACTTTTAAAGATGCTCTCTCGCTACATTCCTCAGGCGGAACTCGACCTTGAAACCTTCCTCTTCAAAGATGTATGTGAGGGAGGCTACTTGCTGGCGAATTCAAGCGACCTATTTCAAGCGGAGATTTACGATGGGAAAAGCTCCTTGCCTGCTCTCCACAATTTTTTCCTCGGTTTAAGAGACCTACTGCGTTTCAATCTCAGCTCAGCCTATCAGAAATTGAACAGAGCTTTCTCCTATGGGGAGTTGAGGGCGAGGCCATATCTCGCTTTAACCCAGTATCTCCTCCAGAAATACGACGAATGCATCTCGCTTCTAACTCATGCCTCCCCTGCTCTTAACGCGGGAGAAAGGCTAATACTCGCTTCTTCCCTTGCGAAGCAAGGGAGATGGGAAGCAGTTAGGGAGATGATAGAGGAGCTCCCTCAGGGATTCAGCCAGCGTTTCCAGCTCGGCTATCTCTGTGCAAAAGGGAATTGGCAAAGGCTTATTGAATTAGGGGCAAAACAAAAGGATGGAGTATCTTTGAATCTCTGTCTGAATTGTGCCAGGCAACTTCTCCTAAAGGGACCAATTAAACCCCCAATGGAAAAAGTTCCGTCTCCTCCACGAGTTAGTTGGAGATACTATCTTGGATACTTATTGACCATCTTAAGCGGTGCTGCCCTCGCCTTGCTCAAAAGCTGGCATAAGGGCTTTGGTGTCCTCCTCTATTTCCTTGGGTTATTCCTTCTTGAGTGGTTGCCAAGGAAATATATGACGAAGGAGCTTTTCATCTATTTAATATATCAACTCAACCTCAAATTCGCCTCTCCCTACTGGTGCACTTACGCCTATCTTGAGGAGCTTGAGATAGGAAAGAAGGAAAAATCTTTGCAAAAAGGAGGCTTGGAAAGTGAGCGAGGATAAGCTTGCTATTGATGGAGGTCCCAAAGCAAGGGAGAAACCCTTTCCTCCCCGCTTCCTCATAGGTGAGGAAGAAAGGGAAGCCATTCTCTCCTATCTTGACAGAGTGATAGCAACAGGGGAGGGAATCGTTTACAATGGTCCCGAGGAGGAAGCCTATTGCAAGGAATTCGCCGATTTTCTCGGTGGTGGGTATGCTGACGCTGTAAGCTCGGGAACCGCAGCTCTCTTCGTTGCCCTCCATGCCCTCAATCCCGAGCCATTCAGCGAGGTAATCGTTAGCGCAGTAACCGACCCCGGCGGCATGATGCCAATAGTCTTCCTCAACTGCATCCCCGTAATAGCCGATACCGCTCCAAACAGCTATAATACCTCCGCTGAGGAAATTGAAAAGCTCATCTCACCTCTAACCTCTGCAATAGTGGTCGCCCACATTGGCGGTGAGCCAGCGGATATTGAAAACATCGTGAAAATAGCAAGGAAACATAATATTCCCGTAATTGAGGATTGTGCCCAATCCCATGGTGCAAGACTTAATGGCAAATATCTGGGGACTTTCGGCGATATAAGCGTTTTCTCAACTATGTTCGGCAAGCACTACTGCACGGGTGGGCAAGGAGGAATCCTTTTCACGAAGGACGAAGAGCTTTATTGGAAGATAAGAAGAAGCGCTGATAGGGGAAAGCCCTTTGGACTTCCTCCCGGTTCAACAAATGTAATCGCATCTTTAAATTTCAATTTGGATGAGCTTTCTTGCGTCATTGGGAGGGTGCAGTTGAGGAAATTGCCCAAAATTGTGGAGAAAAGGAGGGAAATCGTAGAGAGGATAAAGGAAGAGATTGAGGATTTGGAGACAATTTCCGTTCCCGCTTGTCTCCCTGGGGCTGAGCCGAGCTATTGGTTCTTGAGGATTCGCTTTCATAAAGAGAGATGCAAGGTGGATAAAGAAAAGTTCTGCCAGGCTCTCATTGCGGAGGGATTGCCAATCACTCCCTCCTATATATCTGCCCTTCCCCATTTGATGGATTGGTTCAAGAATCGTTCTGTATTTGGGACATCAGGTTATCCGTGGGCATGCCCCGATTATAACGGAGACCCCAATAGGGAATTCCTCACTCCAAACGCCTTGGAGGCGATAAAGAACCATTTCAATGTGGCGATTCACGAAAGCTGGGGGGAGGAAGAAGTGAGGGATATAATCAAGGGTTTGAGGAAGGTTTCAAAGGCTTTTGCCTTATGATAAGCGTTTTTATCTCCCTTCACCTCGCTACAACTCGTTCTTCATTTGCGGGAGGACGAATCCCTCTATGAAGAGGCAGGCACATTATAAAATTATCAAAGATGAATTAAAGAATAAGCATCATCTTGCTTTCCTACCATACACTTTTGGAGTAGAATTTAATGATTTATGAAGCGGCTGATAATTCTCTTATTCATCGCCTCATTACTTCTCGCCAAAAGGGTAGTTGTTGTCTCTTTTCCAGGGATAACCCTTGAGGATGTCCTTGGGAAAGGGTTGAGAAACATTGAATATATAATGGAAAACGGAGCAATAGGGCTTGCTAATTGTAAGTTGAACAAGCGCTACCCTTGCGAATCGGCTTATCTTTCAATGGGAAGCGCTCGCAGGCTTGTCCCCAAAGAGGAAGCTCGCCTCTGCCTTTCCCCAAACGAAATGTTTCAAGGTGAGAAGGCAAGCGATGTTTTCTTGAGAAATTGGGGGGTTCAGTCTCCTCCTAATTCCCTTATCCATATCGGCTTCCCCTACATAGTTAACAGCAACTCTTCCCTTAAAGGGAAAGCAAATTATCATCTTTTGGGAGATTTGCTCCAAGAGAAGGGAGTGAAGGTAATCCTTTTAGGGAATGCCGATACTGTTAGCGGGATTCATAGAGAGGCAAGCTGCGTGCTCCTGAATTCAAGGGGGATAATCAGAGAAGGAGAGGTTGATAGCAATTTAGTGAAACCAGACCCCTTCTTCCCAGGTGGACTCCGCACTAACTTCTCTTCTTTAAAAGAGAAATTGAAAGGTTATCTTTTACAAGACAATGTCTTCATCTTGGTGGAAACGGGAGATTCCCTCCGAGTTGACCTCCAATATCCTTACATAAGCCAGGCGATGCGCGCTACCTTCATAGGAAGGATTCTTAAAGATGTTGACGACTTGATAGGGTTTATAATCACCTGTTTGAGGAAGGATGATTTACTCATCCTCATTTCTCCCTATCCCGGAATGTTCTCCTTGAGTAAAGGCTTCACTCTATCTCCCATCATTTTTTCTGGCGCTGAGATGAAGGGATTGCTGACATCCAAGACGACCAAGACGATTGGCGTAGTTTCTCTTTACGATTTCCCGCCCACAATTCTCTCCTTCTTCTGTGGTAGCGAGCGTCTCTATTTGGGGAGAAAGGTTGTGGCTAAGCCAGTGGAAGGACAGGTTGAAAGACTCCGACAAATTCGCAGGGAGAGCCAGCGCAGTTGGACAATCCATAGAATTATAAGCGGTAACATAATAGGTTTAACGGTAGGCTTCTTTCTATTAGCCTTCTTTCTTCCTATTTTCTTCCCTGGATTTCGCTATTTCTCCCTCTTCCCCTTTATCCTTCCTCTTGGCTTGCTCATCCTTTCTCCTTTTCCTCTCAGTGGACTTCAACTCTCCATCTTCCTCCCTCTACTGTTAATCCTCATTTTCTTTTTGTGTCTTCTCAAGCCTCAAAAAGCCTTGCTCTATATCTCCCTCGCCTTATCTTTCCTCATACTTTTAGACATACTTCGGGGTGGGAAGCTAATGGGTGTATCAGGAATTGGGCATGCAGTTGAGGAAGGGGCTCGTTATTACGGAATTGGAAATGAGTTCGCTGGATTGGTAGTGGGCTGCTTGCTACTTTTAAGCTATTATCACCAAAGATTTTTAGGAATCCTGATAGCTTGGGTTGTTTTTTCTCTTCTCATAGGTGCTCCCTGGTGGGGAGCGAACTGGGGAGGTTTTCTCACGGCTATATCGGCTTTCTCTTATTTCCTATTATCTGAAGTGAAAAGGAAAAGGGAATTTTACATTTATGTTTTCGTTTTTTTCCTCGCCTTGTTCTCTTTTCCCATCGCCTTTGATATATTCGCCAAAAGCACTCATATAGGATTGGCTTTCAGAGAACTGCTTCTCGGCAGGGTGGGGGATTTGCTCGAATTGGTTCAAAGGAAGGTTATGACTAATGTCAAGCTTCTGCGCTTCAGCGACTGGACGATGCCTTTGGTAGTTCAAATCGTCCTCCTTCTAATCCACTATATAATCAGCTATATAATTCCAAAGAAAAAAGCCTCAGGCTGGTTTAAAGCGGTCTTTCTCTCTTTGCTCATCGCTTTCGCCTTCAATGATTCTGGTGTGGTGGCAAGTGTGTTCTTGCTAATCCCCATTACATCGTTGATTCTATTAGAGGAAATACCAATAGAAAAAATAAAAAGAGATCTGCTTGGCTTTAAGGGTTAGCAAGGCGAAAGTAATGAAGCATTCAGTAAATCTGGTTTAGGAATTCCTGGAGAAGGCGGTGGCGGATGTTTCCCGCTATCGTCTCGGCAAAAGCGAATGTATCTTGACGCCTATCCGGAAGCATATCAGGGGAAATCTCTATCAGAACAATTCCTCTTGCCACAACCGCTGAGTTTCCGTTCGGTAATCTTCTTGCCCCTATCTCCCAAACTTTAAGTTCTTTATCTAATAAATTATCAAGCGTTTCAGCCATCTTTCCCGCCGCCTGAGCACCGGTCGCGCTTGGAAGCTGGACTATTAATTGCTTATCTATATACACGGCAACGCTGTCACCCATATGCTGAAGCCGAACAACGAATAACCCAGCTGCTCTTCTTCTGTTTATCTCCACTGATGAGGACTTGAGAAAAGAAAGAAGTTTGGAAACTCTTTCCTTCGCATATGG is from bacterium and encodes:
- a CDS encoding DegT/DnrJ/EryC1/StrS family aminotransferase, with protein sequence MSEDKLAIDGGPKAREKPFPPRFLIGEEEREAILSYLDRVIATGEGIVYNGPEEEAYCKEFADFLGGGYADAVSSGTAALFVALHALNPEPFSEVIVSAVTDPGGMMPIVFLNCIPVIADTAPNSYNTSAEEIEKLISPLTSAIVVAHIGGEPADIENIVKIARKHNIPVIEDCAQSHGARLNGKYLGTFGDISVFSTMFGKHYCTGGQGGILFTKDEELYWKIRRSADRGKPFGLPPGSTNVIASLNFNLDELSCVIGRVQLRKLPKIVEKRREIVERIKEEIEDLETISVPACLPGAEPSYWFLRIRFHKERCKVDKEKFCQALIAEGLPITPSYISALPHLMDWFKNRSVFGTSGYPWACPDYNGDPNREFLTPNALEAIKNHFNVAIHESWGEEEVRDIIKGLRKVSKAFAL